The Streptomyces pactum genome contains a region encoding:
- a CDS encoding TerD family protein — MTVNMTKGQAISLQKNDGGSLTSVRMGLGWQAAPRRGLFGSRTREVDLDASAVLFADKQPVDVVFFRHLVSDDGSVRHTGDNLVGGVGQGGDDEAILVDLQRVPVHIDQIVFTVNSFTGQTFQEVQNAFCRLVDETNGQELARYTLAGGGAYTAQIMAKVHRAGQGWAMTAIGSPANGRTFQDLMPAILPVL, encoded by the coding sequence GTGACCGTCAACATGACCAAGGGTCAGGCCATCAGTCTGCAGAAGAACGACGGCGGCAGCCTGACGTCGGTGCGCATGGGTCTCGGCTGGCAGGCGGCCCCCCGGCGTGGGCTGTTCGGCTCGCGCACCCGAGAGGTCGACCTGGACGCCTCCGCCGTCCTGTTCGCGGACAAGCAGCCGGTCGACGTCGTCTTCTTCCGCCACCTGGTGAGCGACGACGGCTCGGTGCGCCACACCGGGGACAACCTCGTCGGCGGTGTCGGCCAGGGCGGCGACGACGAGGCGATCCTCGTCGACCTGCAGCGCGTCCCGGTCCACATCGACCAGATCGTCTTCACCGTCAACTCCTTCACGGGTCAGACCTTCCAGGAAGTGCAGAACGCGTTCTGCCGCCTGGTCGACGAGACCAACGGCCAGGAGCTCGCCCGCTACACGCTGGCCGGCGGTGGCGCCTACACGGCCCAGATCATGGCGAAGGTGCACCGTGCGGGCCAGGGCTGGGCGATGACCGCCATCGGTTCCCCGGCCAACGGCCGCACCTTCCAGGACCTGATGCCGGCGATCCTGCCGGTCCTGTAG
- a CDS encoding TerD family protein: protein MTAELTRGQNHPLPRARLEIRVSAGTPIVAGATLGDENGKVHGVEWVAHPGTPALPGLEVSRQAAADHRLAVDLDAVPDAVHRVSVLLALPAGGQGPGRFGAVAAPFVAVTGLDGDEVASYTITGLEAESAVVALELYRRQGAWKVRAVGQGYAGGIAELLTDQDLPQAHQLAQNIQEAVAGGLARSVPAPPARTVDGNRPRQAATPAHGPDHGAAAPQGSTGPVSPASPYDTRSGSDPQPPEAPGQHGTQQPCPAGPGDSTSAGQSSAPTGGGPIDYSHPRRQNAAPPPPPPTARPAGPGQPARPVAGDATGWSMEERLYNQVWGMFEDLARTTAAYRSAVDFADSRMEKELDQVLSDPRSRIGGQGEAAREAARTRHAQLVSQAREVLDRDVAQLAAEAEVVEPALPAAFARWDNPVWHGYRVPMEIPMALRLGDLHLPEADRVSIPLLVRLPLERGLWIDSGRSASLDGSFADSHEMRRLGLEAAVAHAARLLAVYPAGEFTVHVIDPAGSGSQALAPLVRTGVLAAPPALGAAGTADVLARLTQRVDLVQMALRGGAPDALPPGLDTSQQLLIVNDFPHGFDDRAVNQLRYLADEGPAVGVHLMMVADREESAGYGPLLDPLWRALLRLTPVADDHLADPWVGHAWTYEPSLVPPGSQVLQHVLTQVAAARRPWDR from the coding sequence ATGACGGCCGAGCTGACGCGGGGACAGAACCACCCGCTTCCCCGGGCCCGTCTCGAGATCCGGGTCTCGGCCGGCACACCGATCGTGGCCGGAGCCACGCTCGGCGACGAAAACGGCAAGGTCCACGGCGTCGAGTGGGTGGCCCATCCGGGTACGCCCGCCCTGCCGGGACTGGAGGTATCGCGGCAGGCCGCCGCCGACCATCGTCTCGCGGTGGACCTGGACGCCGTGCCGGACGCGGTGCACCGCGTCAGTGTGCTGCTCGCCCTGCCCGCCGGCGGGCAGGGTCCGGGCCGCTTCGGGGCTGTCGCCGCCCCCTTCGTCGCCGTCACGGGCCTCGACGGGGACGAGGTCGCCAGCTACACCATCACCGGTCTGGAAGCCGAGTCCGCCGTCGTCGCGCTGGAGCTCTACCGACGGCAGGGCGCCTGGAAGGTGCGCGCCGTCGGTCAGGGCTACGCGGGGGGCATCGCCGAACTCCTCACCGACCAGGACCTGCCCCAGGCCCACCAACTGGCCCAGAACATCCAGGAGGCGGTGGCCGGCGGACTGGCCCGTTCGGTACCGGCGCCCCCGGCCCGGACGGTGGACGGCAACCGCCCCCGGCAGGCCGCCACCCCGGCACACGGTCCGGACCACGGCGCAGCCGCACCCCAGGGCAGTACCGGCCCCGTGTCCCCGGCTTCCCCGTACGACACCCGGAGCGGGTCCGACCCGCAGCCGCCCGAGGCCCCCGGACAGCACGGCACGCAGCAGCCGTGCCCGGCCGGGCCGGGGGACTCCACCAGCGCCGGCCAGTCGTCCGCGCCCACCGGCGGCGGCCCGATCGACTACAGCCACCCGCGTCGGCAGAACGCGGCTCCGCCTCCGCCTCCACCGACCGCGCGCCCGGCCGGACCCGGGCAGCCCGCGCGGCCCGTCGCGGGCGACGCCACCGGGTGGTCCATGGAGGAGCGGCTCTACAACCAGGTGTGGGGCATGTTCGAGGACCTGGCCCGCACCACGGCCGCGTACCGCAGCGCCGTCGACTTCGCCGACTCGCGCATGGAGAAGGAACTCGACCAGGTCCTGTCCGACCCGCGCAGCCGGATCGGCGGTCAGGGAGAGGCCGCCCGGGAGGCGGCGCGCACCCGGCACGCCCAGCTCGTGTCCCAGGCCCGGGAAGTCCTGGACCGGGACGTCGCTCAGCTCGCCGCCGAGGCGGAGGTGGTCGAACCCGCCCTGCCGGCGGCCTTCGCGCGCTGGGACAACCCCGTCTGGCACGGCTACCGCGTGCCCATGGAGATTCCCATGGCCCTGCGGCTGGGCGATCTCCATCTCCCCGAGGCGGACCGCGTCAGCATCCCCCTGCTGGTCCGGCTGCCGCTGGAGCGCGGCCTGTGGATCGACAGCGGGCGTTCCGCCTCGCTCGACGGTTCGTTCGCCGACTCCCACGAGATGCGGCGCCTGGGCCTGGAGGCGGCGGTCGCGCACGCGGCCAGGCTGCTCGCCGTCTATCCGGCGGGCGAGTTCACCGTGCACGTCATCGACCCGGCCGGATCAGGCTCGCAGGCACTGGCACCACTGGTGCGGACCGGCGTGCTCGCGGCCCCGCCCGCGCTGGGGGCCGCCGGGACGGCGGACGTGCTGGCCCGTCTCACCCAGCGCGTCGACCTGGTGCAGATGGCGCTGCGCGGAGGCGCTCCCGACGCGCTTCCGCCCGGTCTCGACACGTCCCAGCAGCTCCTGATCGTCAACGACTTCCCGCACGGCTTCGATGACCGGGCGGTGAACCAACTGCGCTATCTCGCCGACGAGGGGCCCGCTGTGGGCGTCCACCTGATGATGGTCGCCGACCGCGAGGAGTCCGCCGGTTACGGGCCGCTGCTCGACCCCCTGTGGCGCGCGCTGCTTCGGCTGACGCCGGTGGCCGACGACCACCTCGCCGACCCGTGGGTCGGGCATGCCTGGACGTACGAGCCCTCGCTCGTGCCCCCCGGCAGCCAGGTGCTCCAACACGTGCTCACCCAGGTCGCCGCGGCCCGTCGTCCATGGGACCGGTGA
- a CDS encoding TerC/Alx family metal homeostasis membrane protein — MEVSVTLWVLTVVGLAALIGADFFIGRKPHDVSIKEAGIWTAVWIALAGLFGIGLFVFGGGQPAGEFFAGYITEKSLSVDNLFVFILIMAKFAVPTQYQQRVLLVGVLVALVLRTIFIAAGAAIIANFSWVFYIFGAFLIYTAWKLIQEARADEEDEEFEENKLLKAAERRFGVADRYHGTKLWIEENGKRVMTPMLVVMLAIGTTDVLFALDSIPAIFGLTQDPYIVFTANAFALMGLRQLYFLLGGLLRKLVHLSYGLSVILGFIGIKLVLHALHESGVHVPEISIPVSLGVICGVLIVTTITSLRASKKQAEAEAAVSKDDDAPKDSVEA; from the coding sequence GTGGAAGTTTCTGTGACCCTGTGGGTCCTGACCGTCGTGGGCCTTGCTGCCTTGATCGGTGCCGATTTCTTCATCGGCCGCAAGCCGCACGACGTATCGATCAAGGAAGCCGGGATCTGGACGGCCGTCTGGATCGCCCTCGCGGGCCTCTTCGGAATAGGCCTGTTCGTCTTCGGTGGCGGTCAGCCCGCCGGTGAGTTCTTCGCGGGCTACATCACCGAGAAGTCCCTGAGTGTGGACAACCTCTTCGTCTTCATCCTGATCATGGCGAAGTTCGCGGTGCCCACGCAGTACCAGCAGCGAGTGCTCCTCGTGGGCGTCCTCGTGGCACTGGTCCTCAGGACCATCTTCATCGCGGCTGGTGCCGCGATCATCGCCAACTTCTCCTGGGTCTTCTACATCTTCGGGGCCTTCCTCATCTACACCGCCTGGAAGCTCATCCAGGAGGCGCGGGCCGACGAGGAGGACGAGGAGTTCGAGGAGAACAAGCTGCTCAAGGCGGCCGAGCGCCGCTTCGGCGTCGCCGACCGCTATCACGGCACCAAGCTGTGGATCGAGGAGAACGGCAAGCGGGTCATGACCCCGATGCTGGTCGTGATGCTCGCGATCGGCACCACCGACGTGCTCTTCGCGCTCGACTCCATCCCGGCGATCTTCGGCCTGACCCAGGACCCGTACATCGTGTTCACGGCCAACGCGTTCGCCCTGATGGGTCTGCGGCAGTTGTACTTCCTCCTCGGCGGTCTGCTGAGGAAGCTGGTGCACCTCTCCTACGGCCTGTCGGTCATCCTGGGCTTCATCGGCATCAAGCTGGTGCTGCACGCCCTGCACGAGTCAGGTGTCCACGTCCCTGAGATCAGCATCCCGGTCTCGCTCGGTGTGATCTGCGGCGTCCTGATCGTCACCACGATCACCAGTCTCCGTGCCTCCAAGAAGCAGGCCGAGGCGGAAGCGGCGGTCTCCAAGGACGACGACGCTCCGAAGGACAGCGTCGAGGCCTGA
- a CDS encoding calcium:proton antiporter — protein MVTRPRTLVTQWTTVTPVIAVVLLAFTWGREVPGAVVALLTIVLAVAVLAAVHHAEVVAHRVGEPFGSLVLAVAVTVIEVALIVTLMADGGDKSATLARDTVFAAVMITCNGVVGLSLLVASLRHGTAVFNPEGTGAALATVATLATLSLVLPTFTTSAPGPEFSTVQLTFAALSSLVLYGLFIATLTVRHRDYFLPITRQGGVIAAEDHAHAPSARTALTSLGLLAMALIGVVGLAKGVSPTIEGGVDAAGLPHAVVGVIIALLVLLPETIAALRTARRDRVQTSLNLALGSAMASIGLTIPAVALASVWLSGPLVLGLGSTHMVLLALTVVVASLTVVPGRATPLQGGVHLVLFAVYLELAVNP, from the coding sequence ATGGTCACTCGACCCAGGACGCTCGTCACACAGTGGACGACCGTGACGCCCGTGATCGCGGTCGTGCTCCTGGCCTTCACGTGGGGGCGCGAGGTGCCCGGGGCGGTCGTCGCGCTGCTGACGATCGTCCTCGCGGTGGCCGTACTGGCCGCCGTGCACCACGCCGAGGTGGTCGCCCACCGGGTCGGCGAGCCTTTCGGCTCCCTGGTTCTCGCCGTCGCCGTCACGGTCATCGAGGTCGCGCTCATCGTGACCCTCATGGCGGACGGCGGCGACAAGAGCGCGACGCTGGCCAGGGACACGGTCTTCGCGGCCGTGATGATCACGTGCAACGGTGTGGTCGGCCTCAGTCTCCTGGTCGCCTCCCTGCGGCACGGCACCGCGGTGTTCAATCCGGAGGGCACCGGCGCGGCCCTCGCGACGGTCGCGACCCTGGCCACCCTCAGCCTCGTGCTGCCGACGTTCACCACCAGCGCTCCCGGACCGGAGTTCTCCACCGTCCAACTGACCTTCGCCGCGCTCTCCTCGCTGGTCCTCTACGGCCTGTTCATCGCGACCCTCACGGTGCGGCACCGCGACTACTTCCTGCCGATCACCCGCCAGGGAGGAGTGATCGCAGCCGAGGACCATGCCCACGCACCGTCCGCCCGCACCGCCCTGACCAGCCTGGGGCTGCTGGCCATGGCCCTGATCGGCGTGGTCGGCCTGGCCAAGGGGGTGTCGCCCACCATCGAGGGCGGAGTGGATGCCGCCGGGCTGCCCCACGCCGTCGTCGGCGTCATCATCGCCCTGCTGGTACTGCTTCCCGAGACCATCGCCGCCCTGCGCACCGCGCGCCGCGACCGCGTGCAGACCAGCCTGAACCTCGCGCTCGGCTCGGCGATGGCCAGCATCGGCCTGACCATCCCGGCGGTCGCCCTGGCCTCCGTATGGCTCTCCGGACCGCTGGTCCTCGGCCTCGGCTCCACCCACATGGTGCTGCTCGCCCTGACCGTGGTGGTGGCCTCGCTGACGGTCGTGCCGGGGCGCGCCACACCCCTGCAGGGAGGCGTCCACCTGGTGCTGTTCGCGGTGTATCTGGAGCTCGCCGTCAACCCGTAG
- a CDS encoding S66 family peptidase, translated as MTPITYPPKPSPGDRVAVISPASGLPGLFPVPYELGLKRLREEYGLEPVEYPATRKMGSTPAERAADVHAAFADPGIKAVIASIGGDDQITVLPLLDRELIRAGPKPFFGMSDNTNLLAYLRNTGIVGFHGASVMVELGRPGAMHPQTADSLRAALFTPGPYELRPAERWNDINRDWADPATFDEEPALRPGSGWSWVNADRVTEGRSWGGCLEILGWLLMADREIARDPAEYDGGVLLLETSEELPSATDVFRTLRNMGERGLLRRFSALLMARPKTWSFEHPDNPEEAARYAADQREAVLRAMRDYAPEATIVFDVDFGHTDPQVVIPYGGTVRVDGPARRITVTY; from the coding sequence ATGACGCCGATCACGTACCCGCCCAAGCCCTCGCCCGGCGACCGTGTCGCAGTGATATCGCCCGCCTCGGGGCTGCCGGGACTCTTCCCGGTGCCCTACGAGTTGGGCCTGAAACGGCTGCGCGAGGAGTACGGGCTGGAGCCGGTCGAGTATCCGGCCACCCGGAAAATGGGCTCGACACCCGCGGAGCGGGCCGCCGACGTCCACGCGGCCTTCGCCGACCCCGGGATCAAGGCCGTGATCGCGTCGATCGGCGGTGACGACCAGATCACCGTGCTGCCACTGCTGGACCGGGAGCTGATCCGGGCCGGCCCGAAGCCGTTCTTCGGCATGAGCGACAACACGAACCTGCTCGCCTACCTGCGCAACACCGGCATCGTCGGCTTCCACGGCGCGAGCGTCATGGTCGAGCTGGGACGTCCCGGCGCCATGCACCCGCAGACCGCCGACTCCCTGCGCGCGGCGCTGTTCACCCCGGGCCCCTACGAGCTGCGGCCCGCCGAGCGCTGGAACGACATCAACCGCGACTGGGCCGACCCCGCGACCTTCGACGAGGAGCCCGCGCTGCGGCCGGGGTCGGGCTGGTCCTGGGTGAACGCCGACCGGGTGACCGAGGGGCGCAGTTGGGGCGGCTGTCTGGAGATCCTCGGCTGGCTGCTGATGGCCGACCGTGAGATCGCACGAGACCCGGCGGAGTACGACGGTGGCGTGCTGCTCCTGGAGACCTCCGAGGAGCTGCCGAGCGCCACAGACGTCTTCCGCACCCTGCGCAACATGGGCGAGCGCGGCCTGCTCCGGCGCTTCTCCGCGCTGCTGATGGCCCGCCCGAAGACGTGGTCCTTCGAGCACCCCGACAATCCCGAGGAGGCCGCCCGGTACGCGGCGGACCAGCGCGAGGCGGTACTGCGGGCGATGCGGGACTATGCCCCCGAGGCCACGATCGTCTTCGACGTGGACTTCGGCCACACCGACCCGCAGGTCGTCATCCCGTACGGGGGCACCGTACGGGTCGACGGGCCGGCCCGTCGCATCACCGTCACGTACTGA
- the aroQ gene encoding type II 3-dehydroquinate dehydratase gives MPRTLANAPIMILNGPNLNLLGQRQPEIYGSDTLADVEALCVKAATARGGTVDFRQSNHEGELVDWIHEARLHHCGIVINPAAYSHTSVAILDALNTCDGLPVVEVHISNIHQRESFRHHSYVSQRADGVIAGCGVQGYAFGVERIATLAGTGRAQA, from the coding sequence GTGCCCCGCACCCTGGCCAACGCCCCGATCATGATCCTCAACGGCCCCAACCTGAACCTGCTGGGTCAGCGACAGCCGGAGATCTACGGCTCCGACACCCTCGCCGACGTCGAGGCACTGTGTGTGAAGGCGGCCACGGCACGCGGCGGCACGGTGGACTTCCGGCAGTCCAACCACGAGGGCGAACTGGTCGACTGGATCCACGAGGCCCGGCTGCACCACTGCGGGATCGTGATCAATCCCGCCGCCTACTCGCACACCTCCGTCGCGATCCTGGACGCGCTCAACACCTGCGACGGGCTGCCGGTGGTGGAGGTCCACATCTCCAACATCCATCAGCGCGAATCGTTCCGGCACCACTCCTACGTGTCGCAGCGCGCCGACGGGGTGATCGCGGGGTGCGGTGTCCAGGGGTACGCGTTCGGCGTGGAGCGGATCGCGACGCTGGCGGGGACGGGCCGGGCCCAGGCCTGA
- a CDS encoding MBL fold metallo-hydrolase has protein sequence MTYSGEVHVGGPADVHELKDLMITKVAVGPMDNNAYLLRCRATDEQLLIDAANEAHSLLGTIGDGGIASVVTTHRHGDHWQALADVVAATGARTYAGRHDAEGIPVPTDVPVDDGDTIRVGRVELTARHVVGHTPGSIVLVYDDPHGHPHVFTGDCLFPGGVGNTHNDPKAFASLIHDVETKVFDVLPDETWVYPGHGKDTTLGAERPHLPQWRARGW, from the coding sequence ATGACGTACAGCGGAGAGGTGCACGTCGGCGGCCCCGCCGACGTGCACGAGCTCAAGGACCTGATGATCACCAAGGTCGCGGTCGGCCCGATGGACAACAACGCCTATCTGCTGCGCTGCCGGGCCACCGACGAGCAGTTGCTGATCGACGCCGCGAACGAGGCGCACTCACTGCTCGGCACGATCGGTGACGGCGGCATCGCGTCCGTCGTCACCACCCACCGGCACGGCGACCACTGGCAGGCGCTCGCCGACGTCGTCGCGGCCACCGGCGCCCGCACCTACGCGGGCCGGCACGACGCCGAGGGCATCCCCGTGCCGACCGACGTCCCGGTCGACGACGGCGACACGATCCGGGTGGGGCGGGTGGAACTCACCGCGCGCCACGTGGTCGGGCACACGCCGGGCTCCATCGTCCTGGTGTACGACGACCCGCACGGGCACCCCCATGTGTTCACTGGGGACTGTCTCTTCCCGGGCGGTGTGGGCAACACACACAACGACCCGAAGGCGTTCGCGAGCCTGATCCACGATGTCGAGACCAAGGTTTTCGACGTGCTCCCGGACGAGACGTGGGTCTACCCGGGGCACGGCAAGGACACCACGCTCGGCGCGGAACGGCCGCATCTGCCGCAGTGGCGCGCACGCGGCTGGTGA
- a CDS encoding maleylpyruvate isomerase family mycothiol-dependent enzyme: MIDHAHDLASVRDATDRLLTGVGKLDNASVTESSRLPGWTRGHVLAHLARNADALVNVLEGRPMYVSGEARDADIERDAPRPLDAHLADVRESAARFQDVSAAPADWSRTVELRNGITDSASRVPFRRWAEVELHHVDLGIGYELEDLPAEFTERETGFLAARFTGHPDVPPARLSDGTRAWSTGREGGGPEVTVTGPPADLLGWLAGRREGSALSVQGGPLPSLPPL; encoded by the coding sequence ATGATTGATCACGCTCATGACCTGGCGTCTGTACGTGACGCTACCGACCGGCTGCTCACCGGGGTCGGGAAACTGGACAACGCGTCCGTGACGGAGTCGTCACGGCTTCCCGGCTGGACCCGCGGCCACGTCCTCGCCCACCTCGCCCGCAACGCCGACGCCCTCGTGAACGTCCTCGAAGGACGCCCCATGTACGTCTCCGGCGAGGCCCGGGACGCCGACATCGAGCGCGACGCCCCGCGCCCCCTCGACGCCCACCTCGCCGACGTGCGCGAGAGCGCGGCCCGGTTCCAGGACGTCTCCGCCGCGCCCGCGGACTGGTCCCGCACGGTGGAGCTGCGCAACGGGATCACCGACTCCGCCTCCCGGGTGCCGTTCCGGCGCTGGGCCGAGGTGGAGCTGCACCACGTGGACCTGGGCATCGGGTACGAGCTGGAGGATCTTCCGGCGGAGTTCACGGAACGGGAGACCGGGTTCCTGGCCGCCCGGTTCACCGGGCACCCGGACGTGCCGCCCGCCCGGCTCTCGGACGGCACGCGCGCGTGGAGCACGGGCCGGGAGGGGGGCGGCCCCGAGGTGACCGTCACCGGCCCTCCCGCCGACCTGCTCGGCTGGCTCGCCGGGCGCCGTGAGGGATCCGCGCTGTCGGTGCAGGGCGGCCCGCTGCCGTCGCTGCCCCCGCTGTAG